AGAAAATGGATTAATTTCTCCCCATCTAATTAAATTCGTTCCGTGCTTTAATACAGTCCACCCGCGCGGAATAATTGGCTCAAATGTTTTTTCTTTTTCTTTGGTTTCATTGTCTTTCGCTGATTCATTTTGTCTGGAATCTGTCGATAATTTTTCTTTGAAAAAATCCTCCATCTTTAACAAAATATCAACAGCTCTGACACCTTTTGCCATCTCCTCCCTAGCTTCATCAGTAATTTCGCTATTAATATCCTCAGCAACGTCCCGCCAAGTTTTACCCTGTAGAATATCTACTATCATTTCTCTGACTATCTCAATTTTCCTTACTAAATCCTTTCGATTAACGGAATAAAAATCTTCTTCCTTAGGTAAGAGAGCTGCGAAATCGAAAGATGTGTCTTTAGTCAATCTTCGAACTGCATCAAAATGTACACCATAAGCTTCCGGCCTGAATGGTTTTCTATCAGGGAACAGTTTATCCATACTACTATCAAATATCCCACGCAGATTATCAGCTTCTTTTTTCGCTGCCTCCGGATCATTATAATCACTAGCTGGCAAACTTGCACTGCTTTCTTTAGTTGCCATTGTGCCAAGTATACTTGAAAGCGCCGGTGCCGCATCGGCGAGATTTACTCTTTTCGCAGTTCTCGGATTAGCAAGTCTCTCCATTACATTACTCATACCCCGATAACGACCTGCCATTACACCGGCAACCTCATCGTTATCCCATTCATATCTCTGAGCCTGACTGAAAAATCGCATTACATCTCCGGCAAACTGCATATCTGTCTTTTCCGGTGTAACAGGTTTTCCGCCAGCGATCTGACCTCTAACTTCTTCCAGTCTTTGACTGGCATCAACAGCCGACTGTTGAGCATGTCCTTCAATCTCTTCAGCACTTGCAACAGGTATCTCGGGAGTTGGTGGTACGGAAACACCCGGTTCTTTTTCTTTATTTCTATCACCTTGATTTAAGATATCGTCTATATTATTTGGATCCATATATTTGATGAAGCTTATAGATAGTCGATTATCTCATTATATCACGTCTTAATAGTCAATCAGAAAACCAACCCATTTTCGCTTATCAGCGATAAGTTGGCTTCGAAATAATTTAATTCACCAGCTACTACTAATTGGTCCGCTAAGCCCGTTCATTATTATTATCCAGGTTCCTAACAAGATGGACACGAGGTAGATCATGCTCACTGCTCAATCCAATGTTCCTCTCCAGTTGACGAGTAACCTTTAGGACATGCTCGAATAATTGTGTTGGATGTATAACGGGTTTCTTCCAAAGACGCACAAGTAAATACGATCCATGAAATTCATAAGTCAGCGGTACCTCTTCATTTAAAAGCATATTCATAAGTGCCGGATCAATAAGTTGATATGCAATTCTTTCCGATGGTGCAAAAACATCCAGTAGTTTGTTAAACTCTTCACTTTCAAATTGCACCTCTACGCAATTTTTTGGAGCAACTCCCATTAACCGATCTGATTGGATTATTAACGATCCGGATACATATCTTTTTAATTCAAAACCAATAAATAACCCCTTAACGCGAGTACCACGGTTTTGTTCACCGTTCGGCGCTGGATTAACGAACCTTCCTAAAATCGTTCCGATGAATACTTTTCGATTATCATATACCCCATTGACCCCGTGTTCCATATGCGTATCAATCCAATGGAAAATTATACTATGACTAGCATACTCGGGTGGTATCTGATGCCAAGCAAAGGGCGCTGATTTTTCTAACACATCAGCTGAAAGCTTAGAATATATTCGATGCCATCGTGTACGTATCTTTATTGAATAAATCAATACACAGATTACAAGGAGAATGAATAAATATACCCCAATACTCACGAGCGAAGAGAAATCTTCTAATAATGCCTGTAAGGAAATAAACAATATAGCTAAACAGAAGAAAATAATACCGTAGAATACACTTTTAAAATAATATATAAATCCACTATTCATTTCATATTGTGATTAGTTATATATTTATGATAACACAATAAATTGGTAACCAAAAACCACCCCATTTTAGCGGGATGGTTTTTAATAAATCTCTATTTTACTTCTTCCGGTTTTTCTTCTGGTTTTGGTTCTTCCTTAACCTCTTCCTTCTTCTCTTCAACCGGGGCTTCTACCTTGACCTCTTCTGCCTTTACTTCTTCTTTCTTTTCCTCTTTCGGTGTCTCTGGTTTCACTTCTGCTGGTTTAACTTCCTCTTTCTTTTCTTCTTTTACTTCCGGCTTTGCTTCACCTTCCTTTTTCTCCGCTTCTTCATCCTTCTTTTTGACTGGACGGCCTTTGGGGATTTTCTTTCCTTCAATCACTCCCTTGCTGATTAATATATTGTGTAACGTATCAGAAACTTGAGCTCCCTGAGACATCCAGTATTTGATCCGTTCCACTTCCAGTTTCAATCCTTTTTCGGAATCATCATGCGGATCATAAAATCCAACCTTTTCCAAAAAGTCCGATGATACGGATTTTGATTTTTCCTGAACCACAATTCGATACTGTGGTCTGTTCTTTTTTCCAACTCGAGTTAAACGTATTGCTAACATAACTGATTGCTTTTTAATGTATTGTGATTAAATACGAACACCCTGAACGGGTAAAATGATACTAACGAATTATTGATTTTATGTCAATATTTAGGGTTATTTGGCGATATTCCCCTGTTCATCAACATCTTCCATTCTGACACTGAGTAGCTTGGAAACTCCGTCATCACCCATAGTAACCCCGTACATCAATACCGCATGGTGCATGGTCGCACGATTATGGGTGATTGCCACAAATTGTGTTTTATGGGACAAATCTTTCAAAATTTGCGAAAAACGAATTGAATTTGACTCGTCCAGTGCCGCATCCACTTCGTCCAGTACGCAGAAAGGTGGGGGGTTATTGGCGATAATGGCACAGATCAGCGCGATTGAAGCCATTGCTTTTTCACCGCCGGAGAGCATATTCAGGTCAGATAGCTTTTTACCCGGCGGGCAGGCTACAATATCGATACCGGTTACTACCTTGTCTCTTCTGATAACTTTGGGCATTACGTCGTCATCCTCTTCATCTTCTTCAGATTCACCATTTGTATTCTCTTCTTTCGGTGGTGCAACTTCTTCCTTATGCAACTGCAAAGATGCCTTACCGCCGTTAAACAGCGATTTGAAATATTTGGTAAATTGCTGATTGATCTTTTCAAACGCCCCTTTGAATTGATTTTTTATTTTTTCATCCAGTTCATCAATAATTTTTTCCAGTGAAAGACTGGCTTCTTTCAAATCCATAATTTGGGTAGTCAGAAATTCGTTTCTCTCAAAAGTATTTTTATATTCTTCATTGACTGTCGGATCAATCCCACCGATCATTTCCAACTGATTTTTCAATCTCCGGATATTTTCAACCCGTTCGGCATAAGAAGCCTCTTTGTGCTCCGGATGAAGTTCGGCCTTCAAATCCACTACTGCCTGTGCTTCTTCTATTTTTAGATTCTCACGGATTTCGTTTCCCAAATCTTCTTTTTTGGTTTCAATTCTGGCAATCTCCACATTATTAGCATTGATGATATTTGTAATGCTATTCAACTCGTTCTGCTTAACCTGCATCTCCTGCTGTTTCTTTACCAATTCATCTTTTTTAACCTGCTCCTCTTTATTGAAGGAATCCAGCTTGGTTTGAATCGTCGCGATCTTTTGATCAACCTCACCCAGTTTCATTTTCAGCGTTACCTCTTCCTCCTGGATCAGTTTGCGTGCGGAATCCGGATCGCTGGATGCCGTCTGAGCAACTTTCAATTCAGCAGTGATGGTATTTAATTCTTTTTCAACAGAAAGGATTTCATCCTTTTTATGATTAATTTTACCCTCCGTAGCTTGCAATTGAATACTGCGCTGATGGACTTCATTAACCAGATTGTCTTTGGTTTTTAACATGACAGAAAGTTTCTTCTGTAGATCGGATAAATCCTCAGTACGCTGACCATTCTGGACTCCCTGTATTTGTTTCTGCAGATCTTCCAGCTGACTGACTATCTCTCCGGCATCATGTTTAATCTTACCCATCCCTTCCATGTTTTCAATCGTTTCCAGTTCCTGCCACAGTTGTTTCTGTTTGGCATAAATTTTTTCAATCGTGTCCTGGATGTATGAGATGTTTAATTCCGGTTTATTTTGGAGTTGTGAAAACCCTTCTTCCAATTCCTTTTCCAGCTTGCTGAATTCATTTACAATACTTTGTTGCTGTGCCACCTGGTTATCTAATAGGGTTTTTTCCTTTTTCAGTCTTTCTTCAGCCAAAAGCAGATCCTGTTGTAAAAGATCCTTGCTCTGGGTCAGTTCTTCCTTCTTTTTTTCCAGCCAGGCTAAATCGCTTCTGCCCGATTCTATATGTTTCAGCGCGGATTTACCCTTCAATACCGCCATTTCCTGGGTGATCCGGTTCTTCTCCGATTGGTATTGCTGATATTCCGACTGGTATTGTTGGAACAGCTGACCGCGGGTGTCTTCCTGCGCAATCCGGTCAACTACTTTCTGTATTTCATTTTTCCCGTTTTCCAGTTTAACAAGCTCAGTACGCAGCTGGTTATTTTTTTCCTTTTGTACTTTAAACTGCTGATCTAATTCGCCCCAGAGGATAGAATAGTGCGTCTGGTGCAGAACGGTAAGTTCTTTTTCAATCTCTTCCCGACGTTCCAGCCTGTTTACCTGGCGGGTCAGTGAACGGAGTCTGGGTCCGATTTCCTGCAAAAGCATTTCCGACTGTTGCAGGTTTTCTTCGGTGCGGATCAGTTTGTTTTCCGCCTGGTCTCTTTTAATCTGATATTGTTTTACTCCGGCTGCTTCATCAAAAAAATCTTTCCTTTCCTGCGGAGTGGACGTTAAAACGGTTTCGATCATTCCCTGGCCGATTACACTGTAACTTTTTTGTCCGAAATTAGCCTTGGCTAATAACAAAATAATATCCTGCAGGCGGGACTTAGTATTGTTAACAAAATATTCACCTTCACCATTCTGATAGACTCTGCGCGTAATGACTAACTCCGAATAGTCTATTGGTGCGCGCCCGTCTTTGTTATTGATATACATACTTACCTCAGCCATTCCGAGGCGGGATTTTTTATCAGAGCCTGTAAATATTACATCCTGAGACTTCTTACCACGGAGCAGTTTCAAACTTTGCTCTCCCAGAACCCAGCGGACCGCATCAGCAATATTTGATTTACCGGAACCGTTCGGTCCCACAACCGCACTGATCCCTCTATTGAATTTAAGGGTGGTTTTATTTGCAAATGATTTGAAACCCTGAATATCTAACCGCTCAAGATACATAATATTTTTTAGCTATTAGTAATAATATTCCAACAGATTAAAGACATAAATTCCTAATATTGAAACACCAACTGTCAGCTTTACAATCGTTCCACCGACAAAACCGATTAAGGAATAATTCTTAAACGATATTTTGAAAACTCCGTCACGGCCGGAATATACTTCCCCGACAACCGCGCCGATGAAAGGACCAATTATCATCGCGATTTTCCAGCCAAAAAGTGATCCAATTAACCCGCCGATCACTGCCCCAATCAAACCCCATTTGCTCGCATTGAATTTATGACCACCCCAATATCGCGAAGCGTAATCAAGAGCAAAAGTTCCAAAGATCATTATTGTAACTAGAAATATATGATCATACCTGATTATTTCAAATTGCGTTATCCCGGCGTAGAGTGAAAAGGAAACCCACATTAAAATCATACCAGGGAAAAAGGGCAGGATTGTCCCGATTAACCCAACTACCATAACAACCCCGCAGGCAATAGCAACGAATGCTTGCGAATAATCCATATATTATTCCCAATCTTTAACTTTTAGAGCATTTTCTGCCGCCGATAATTGTGCAGCCTGTTTACTGGAACCCTCGCCATTCGCAATCAAATCTTTTTCAAACCAGACTCCCATTATAAAATGCTTTTTGTGGTCCGGCCCGCTTTCTTTTTCTACCTTATACACAGGCGTGATACCCAACTTTTCCTGACTTAACTCCTGCAGCAGACTTTTCGGGTCTCGGTATAACTGATTCTCCAGTATATTTTCCAGACGGATCAGAAAGTTACTTTCGATAAATTTTCGCACTACCTCAAGCCCCTGATCCAAATACGTTGCGCCGATTATCGCTTCACACGCATTGGCTAAAATAGTCTGGCGTGCCTTTGGCGTCTTATCATTTGTTTCGCCCTTGCTTAAGTATAAATATTTTTCAATTCCCAAATCAGTAGCAACAATCGCTAATTGTTCACTACGGACCAGACTAGCTCGCCAATTTGTTAATTCTCCCTCAGGTTCTGAATAGTTCCTAAACAGATACTCCGTGACCACCAACTCCAGAACTGCATCACCTAAAAATTCCAACCTTTCATTAATACCTACCGCAAATGACGGATGTTCATTCAAAAAAGACCGATGCACCAGTGCCTGTTGCAATAGTTCTTTATTTTGAAATTCAACCCCGAGTTTTTTTTCTAATGCTGATAAATCTTTTTCCATCGCTCATTTACTCTCTGTCCTCTTGCCCATTTGTCTTTACCGCTCACGAAAATATAGAGGGATAAAAACAGCTAGGAAGAAATATGTAATTGCTGATTAATTTAACTACCGGGAATAATCTTTTTTTCAGTGCCCTCTTCCATCTTCTTGAAGATTGTCCCCAATACACCGTTTACGAATTTGCCGGATGACTCCCCGCCGAATGTTTTTGCCAATTCAATAGCTTCGTTAATTGCTACTTTTGGCGGAATTTCCGGAGAAAACTTAAGTTCAAAAATTCCAATCCGAAGAACATTGCGGTCCACAACTGTGATCTGATCCAGTGGCCACTCCGGAGCATATTTTGTAATCAACTGATCTATTTCTGTCCGATTTTCCACCACACCGTTAACAATACTTACAGAAAAACCCTTGTCGTCAAAATCAGGAGCAAATTCATGTAAATTATGCTCTAACACTTTCAACACATCGTCTTCCATATTGTTGAAGTCCCATTCATAGAGACTTTGCATGGCTATAGTTCTGGCCAGATGTCTATTGGACATGGTTGGGGGTTTTTAATCCGTAATTGGTAATTTGTAAGTGGTAACTGGTAATCGAGCTGTAATATATTACGAATTACCGATTACCTGACACTATTTAACTTCCTTCTTCTTATCTTCTTTGGTTTCTTTCTTTATTGCACTTTTCTTCGTACGCTTCTTTCCTTTTTCTTTTTTGGTCAACATATCAACCACTTCTCTCCCACGATATGTTCCGCACTTTGCACAAACATGGTGAGGGCGGACCGGGCTTTTGCATTTTGAACATGTTGAAAGAGTCCCCTTACTTAAAGCCATGTGGCTGCGGCGTGTTTTTGTTTGTGAACTTGGTGTCTTTTTGCCTGGTAATCCCATATTTTTCCTTTTTTAATAACTAATAAAGTTTATCCTGATTTGCCGATCATGACAAGAAACAGATTACTATATAAAGGTAACACTGGCAACCTTGTCATCTTTTTCTTTAAAGCGCATCAATCTGACGCCCTGAGTCGCTCTGCCGAGAACAGATACGCTCTTTATCGGCAGTCTGATAACTTGCCCGTTAATTGAGATAATGATCAGATCTTCATCTTCCAGCTTGGCATTCACGATAAAGGAAGTAACTACTTTACCGGTCTTTGGTGTGACTTTGGCCGTTTTAATTCCGGAACCCCCTCTGTTTTGTATTTTATAGCTGGATACGCTGGTCCGTTTGCCGAATCCGTTTTCCATTACCACCAATGCCTGTTCGTTCGTTTGAGTTTTCCCGCCGACAATTAAATCCATACCTACTATTTCATCATTACCTTTCAGTCGGATGCCCCTCACCCCAGAAGCGTTTCTACCCATTGCCCTGATATCTTTTTCTTTGAAACGAATTGCCTGTCCTCCGGAAGTGACTAATATTATATTGTCATCACCTGAAGACGGCTTAACCCATTGCAGGAAATCATCTTTCTTGAGTTTGATCGCAATCAGCCCTGATCTTCGTACCTTTTCAAAATCCTTGATGTCAACCTTTTTAATTATTCCTTTTCTGGTTACCATCACCAGGTATTTATAGTCTCCGGCATCTTCCAGAGGAATCGCCTGAGATACTTTTTCGTCCGGAGCCAGTTGCAGGAAATTCACCATGGCCTGACCCTTGGCGGTCCTGGATACCGAAGGAATATCATACGCCTTCAACTGGAAGACTCTCCCCTTGGTAGTGAAGAATAGAATATCCGCATGTGTGTTCGTGGAAAAGATATCATTGACCACATCCAGTTCTTTTGTCGTCAGACCGATCACTCCTTTACCGCCCCGGCTCTGTGTTTTAAACATAGTCGGATCCTGACGTTTGATATATCCGTCTTGGGTCATCACGATAATTGTGGACTCGTTCGGGATCAGGTCTTCCTGGGTAAATTTATCCACTGGGTTGGCATATACTTTTGTCCTTCTTTCATCACCGAATTTTTCTTTTATTTCCGCCAGTTCTTTCTTGATTATATCCAGGATTTTTTTCGGTGATGCCAGGATACTTTTTAAATCTTTAATCAGCTGGATTTTCTCTTTTAATTCCTGTTCAATTTTCAAGCGTTCCAGTCCAGCCAGTTGCTGCAGTTTCATTTCCAGAATTGCTGTTGCCTGCAGATCTGACAGTTTGAATTTAGCACGTAACTGCTTATGTGCCTCTTCTTTATCTTTGGATTTTTTGATCAGCTTAATTACCGCATCCAGATTAACTAAGGCTTTCATCAGACCCTGCAAAATATGTTCACGGTCCTGTGCCCGATCCAGTTCAAACTGCGTCCTTCGGCGGACGACGATTTGGCGATGCTTCAGGTATTCGTCAATGATCATTTTTAAGTTAAGCACCCGCGGTTGAATCCCATCAACCAGCGCCAGCATGTTCACATGGAAAGTGTCCTGCAGAGAGGTTAGGGTAAACAACCGGTTCAGTATTTTCTTCGGGTATGAATCTTTTTTCAGGTCAATCACAATTCGAACTCCTGTCCGGTCTGATTCATCACGCAAATCTCTAATCCCTTCGATCTTTTTTTCGTGAATCAAATGGGCAATTTTTTCGATCAGTTCCGCCTTATTCACCTGATAAGGAATTTCATGTACGATAATCCGAAAATTTCCTTTTTCATCCTCTTCTATTTCCGTGTTGGCTCTGATCACTACCCTTCCTTTTCCGGTAGCATAAGCCTGCTTGATCTCTTTAATATCATAAATACTCCCGCCAGTCGGGAAATCCGGTCCTTTAACAAACTCCATCAGATCCTCAACTACCGCATCCGGGTGTTCTATCACATGACTAATGGCATCCACTAATTCACTCAAATTGTGCGGCGGAATATTAGTAGCCATACCGACCGCGATTCCCATCGTGCCATTTAATAAAAGATTCGGGAGTCTGGCAGGAAGCAGGGTTGGTTCTCTTTTTGAACCGTCATAGTTTGGGATAAACTCCACGGTGTCTTTTTCTATATCAAAAAGCATCTGATCAGATATCGACTGCAAACGGGCTTCGGTATATCTCATGGCTGCTGGCTGGTCACCGTCCATAGAACCGAAGTTTCCTTGTCCGTTTACCAGTGGGTAGCGCAGAGAAAAATCCTGGGCCAATCTGGCCATGGAAGCATAGACCGCCTGATCACCATGCGGATGGTATTTACCCAAAACTTCTCCGACTACTGTCGCCGATTTTCTGAATTTTGCCGTCGAGCGCAGACCGACATCCCACATCGCGTATAGGATTCTTCTGTGGACCGGCTTCATCCCGTCCCGGACATCCGGCAATGCGCGCGATACGATTACTGACATTGCGTAATCCAGATATGACTCCTTCATTTCATCAACTAAAAATCGCTCAGTTATTCTGGGAGCCTGATTCATTTCAGGAGTACGCTCTATTTCTCTAGGCTGATGTGGTTTGTGTTTTGCTTTCTGCTTGGCCATGCGGTTATTGAATATTTAAATTATATATTTGAGTTAGTATTGATATTTTCAAATTGAGGAAAAACTTTTTCACGTAATCCTTGGACCTCTTCAGTAACTATGTCTGCTTCATTTAATTGTTCTTGGAAATTCTGCAGATCGGAATAAGCGTCTTGGACATCATCAAACTGGTTATCAACAACATGGAATAGCCGATTAAATCCTTTTGTTATTTCGTCTAAACCGCCGCCTCGTTTACTTAAATCATCTTCCAGCGAATAGCGCAGAAAATAAACCCATCCAACTACCACCACAACCATAAAACAAATCACT
This window of the Patescibacteria group bacterium genome carries:
- a CDS encoding DUF3137 domain-containing protein; translated protein: MEHGVNGVYDNRKVFIGTILGRFVNPAPNGEQNRGTRVKGLFIGFELKRYVSGSLIIQSDRLMGVAPKNCVEVQFESEEFNKLLDVFAPSERIAYQLIDPALMNMLLNEEVPLTYEFHGSYLLVRLWKKPVIHPTQLFEHVLKVTRQLERNIGLSSEHDLPRVHLVRNLDNNNERA
- the rpsP gene encoding 30S ribosomal protein S16, whose protein sequence is MLAIRLTRVGKKNRPQYRIVVQEKSKSVSSDFLEKVGFYDPHDDSEKGLKLEVERIKYWMSQGAQVSDTLHNILISKGVIEGKKIPKGRPVKKKDEEAEKKEGEAKPEVKEEKKEEVKPAEVKPETPKEEKKEEVKAEEVKVEAPVEEKKEEVKEEPKPEEKPEEVK
- a CDS encoding AAA family ATPase, coding for MYLERLDIQGFKSFANKTTLKFNRGISAVVGPNGSGKSNIADAVRWVLGEQSLKLLRGKKSQDVIFTGSDKKSRLGMAEVSMYINNKDGRAPIDYSELVITRRVYQNGEGEYFVNNTKSRLQDIILLLAKANFGQKSYSVIGQGMIETVLTSTPQERKDFFDEAAGVKQYQIKRDQAENKLIRTEENLQQSEMLLQEIGPRLRSLTRQVNRLERREEIEKELTVLHQTHYSILWGELDQQFKVQKEKNNQLRTELVKLENGKNEIQKVVDRIAQEDTRGQLFQQYQSEYQQYQSEKNRITQEMAVLKGKSALKHIESGRSDLAWLEKKKEELTQSKDLLQQDLLLAEERLKKEKTLLDNQVAQQQSIVNEFSKLEKELEEGFSQLQNKPELNISYIQDTIEKIYAKQKQLWQELETIENMEGMGKIKHDAGEIVSQLEDLQKQIQGVQNGQRTEDLSDLQKKLSVMLKTKDNLVNEVHQRSIQLQATEGKINHKKDEILSVEKELNTITAELKVAQTASSDPDSARKLIQEEEVTLKMKLGEVDQKIATIQTKLDSFNKEEQVKKDELVKKQQEMQVKQNELNSITNIINANNVEIARIETKKEDLGNEIRENLKIEEAQAVVDLKAELHPEHKEASYAERVENIRRLKNQLEMIGGIDPTVNEEYKNTFERNEFLTTQIMDLKEASLSLEKIIDELDEKIKNQFKGAFEKINQQFTKYFKSLFNGGKASLQLHKEEVAPPKEENTNGESEEDEEDDDVMPKVIRRDKVVTGIDIVACPPGKKLSDLNMLSGGEKAMASIALICAIIANNPPPFCVLDEVDAALDESNSIRFSQILKDLSHKTQFVAITHNRATMHHAVLMYGVTMGDDGVSKLLSVRMEDVDEQGNIAK
- a CDS encoding DUF456 domain-containing protein, encoding MDYSQAFVAIACGVVMVVGLIGTILPFFPGMILMWVSFSLYAGITQFEIIRYDHIFLVTIMIFGTFALDYASRYWGGHKFNASKWGLIGAVIGGLIGSLFGWKIAMIIGPFIGAVVGEVYSGRDGVFKISFKNYSLIGFVGGTIVKLTVGVSILGIYVFNLLEYYY
- the rnc gene encoding ribonuclease III, which translates into the protein MEKDLSALEKKLGVEFQNKELLQQALVHRSFLNEHPSFAVGINERLEFLGDAVLELVVTEYLFRNYSEPEGELTNWRASLVRSEQLAIVATDLGIEKYLYLSKGETNDKTPKARQTILANACEAIIGATYLDQGLEVVRKFIESNFLIRLENILENQLYRDPKSLLQELSQEKLGITPVYKVEKESGPDHKKHFIMGVWFEKDLIANGEGSSKQAAQLSAAENALKVKDWE
- the nusB gene encoding transcription antitermination factor NusB, with the protein product MSNRHLARTIAMQSLYEWDFNNMEDDVLKVLEHNLHEFAPDFDDKGFSVSIVNGVVENRTEIDQLITKYAPEWPLDQITVVDRNVLRIGIFELKFSPEIPPKVAINEAIELAKTFGGESSGKFVNGVLGTIFKKMEEGTEKKIIPGS
- the gyrA gene encoding DNA gyrase subunit A, producing the protein MAKQKAKHKPHQPREIERTPEMNQAPRITERFLVDEMKESYLDYAMSVIVSRALPDVRDGMKPVHRRILYAMWDVGLRSTAKFRKSATVVGEVLGKYHPHGDQAVYASMARLAQDFSLRYPLVNGQGNFGSMDGDQPAAMRYTEARLQSISDQMLFDIEKDTVEFIPNYDGSKREPTLLPARLPNLLLNGTMGIAVGMATNIPPHNLSELVDAISHVIEHPDAVVEDLMEFVKGPDFPTGGSIYDIKEIKQAYATGKGRVVIRANTEIEEDEKGNFRIIVHEIPYQVNKAELIEKIAHLIHEKKIEGIRDLRDESDRTGVRIVIDLKKDSYPKKILNRLFTLTSLQDTFHVNMLALVDGIQPRVLNLKMIIDEYLKHRQIVVRRRTQFELDRAQDREHILQGLMKALVNLDAVIKLIKKSKDKEEAHKQLRAKFKLSDLQATAILEMKLQQLAGLERLKIEQELKEKIQLIKDLKSILASPKKILDIIKKELAEIKEKFGDERRTKVYANPVDKFTQEDLIPNESTIIVMTQDGYIKRQDPTMFKTQSRGGKGVIGLTTKELDVVNDIFSTNTHADILFFTTKGRVFQLKAYDIPSVSRTAKGQAMVNFLQLAPDEKVSQAIPLEDAGDYKYLVMVTRKGIIKKVDIKDFEKVRRSGLIAIKLKKDDFLQWVKPSSGDDNIILVTSGGQAIRFKEKDIRAMGRNASGVRGIRLKGNDEIVGMDLIVGGKTQTNEQALVVMENGFGKRTSVSSYKIQNRGGSGIKTAKVTPKTGKVVTSFIVNAKLEDEDLIIISINGQVIRLPIKSVSVLGRATQGVRLMRFKEKDDKVASVTFI